A segment of the Lycium ferocissimum isolate CSIRO_LF1 chromosome 10, AGI_CSIRO_Lferr_CH_V1, whole genome shotgun sequence genome:
gttggaaagatatttcaaagggctacaactttcatcaaggaagtttttcaaaattcccaaataataaaggggttatggtcgctggaagtaagaccttctacaaactcacttgaaaacatccTCCGTAGAAAGGCTTCTGACTTTGCTTTGTCCAAAGACTACTCTTATAActtaatttgttttcaaattactTTATAAAATCCTCATATTggtttcattatattatcatcttatgagtcaaatcttCACCCGaagctacgaggtgttacatttTGGTtctgccttaattaaaagtctgccccataaggcataactaaactatgtcttaaggaaaagttctgccttatggggtagacttttagttatgccagATCCGGCAtgactttagtttttccttaaggagtgtatgccggatccggcatacacaaCCCCCAgctttgccttgcgaaattatttttttattttatgcctgagcgggggttcgaacccagaacctcaggtattcgcccaccttttcaagcgaagggcaaaatttaaagacaacaaaaatgaggggtaaaatttaaagacgaCAAATATGAGGGataaatttaaagaccacccaaaagaagggcaatccgggcaaaaaaatgacataaaatcaAATTTACAAATAACcctacaacattcataatatgaaggctatacaaaaaaaaaaaaaaaaaaattgacgttaaaactagaataatatatgtacttactttatatataaaatcattAACGAAATTTAATAGTAAAAAAATTGTGATGTCGCTCatccttaaatttttttttttttgtcattacTAATTGCATGGTACCTTATTCactaattttgtttttaacGTTTGTTACTATTTCTTGATCATATGTGTTCTGGTTATACTCCATTCAATGACTGTTTCAAGTACTCTATTGTTTATAATTTGGGTGGTATTCCTCAACAATAGAATAACTTTTAGTTTTGATATTTGCAATTCATTGTAATGTcttactccctttgtcccagtTTATGTAGCATCATTTGACTAAgtataaagtttaagaaagaaatgaatacttttaaaatttatggtccAAAAGAGGCCTTAAttatttgtgtgactgtaaatcatctcataaagttaaattatttctatatatagataagagaaaagacatgttttaacccctgaacttggcacgaaaactcactttagcaactaaacttaacttttatttatttaccccccttaacaacttacgttTCAATTGTTTTCCACCCCAAATGgagagtgaaaaataaaaaaagtggacccgctcatatatatattattataaattaaaaaataaaataaaagttatacttaaaaaataaaataaacattatacaattaaaaataaaaattatcacCATCTTCTTCACAATCTCCTCCCACTCCACAACCCCACCCACCATCTTCTTCCCCGCCATATAGCTATTTTCTTCCCACTCCACAGCCCCCCCCAAGCTGCTTCTGTCCCCcacagcccccccccccccccccccccccccccaaaactgacattcttcttcttttcattttcaccatttttttattttttgattttgattttgattttaattttctttcaaaaataaagttatggaagaaatgagtttgctaataatggtggtggaagaaatgggtttgctagaaatggTGGTGGTTGCGGATGTgggtattttgattttctttcaaaaataaagttatgaaagaaatgggtttgctaaTAATGGTGGTAAAGAAATGAGTTTGCTAGAAATGGTGGTGGTTGTAGATGTgggtattttgattttctttcaaaaataaagttatggaagaaatataataatggtggtagaagaaatgggtttgctagaaatggTAGTGGTTGTGGATGTGGGTTAaagatggtggtggtgatttttttttttcttttttaaggaATGTGACGAAATTTGGTGGGgagatgatggtggtggtggtgggtgtgggttaaagatgatggtgatgaatttttttttaagggcagTTCGTTCAATTTTTTGCAGCGGCGGCGGCGGTGGCGGCGTGCGGATGGTGGTTGATAAAAGTAGggtgaggatgaggagaaagaagaagaaagagaaagaaaaataataataaaaggaaaaacaaaaaatgatgtGTTGGTAATTTTGACATGGCAATGATGTGGCAACGCCAATGATGTGGCATTGACGTAATGACGTAAGTGTAATACACCTCCCATTGTGAGAgtggttttatttttttttgggtggcaAACAATTGAaacgtaagttgttaaggggggtaaataaatagaagttaagtttagttactaaagtgagttttcgtgccaagttcaggggttaaaacatgtcttttctctatagataaactaaatatagaaaggtgacattctttttggaacGTAACTAAAAAGGagagtggcggagccaggattttcactaagagagttcaaaaatataagcaagtaaacatacgaagaagccacGGGGGTTCAACATccattatatatacacaaaaataattttaaccttatctACACAGTGTGATTTTTCATCGAAGGGGATTCGGGTGAACACCTCGGCCCTTGCTCCATTGGGGACGGATATAAAATTTTAGATCTCTACCCCATAATAGAAATTCCTGTACACACCTTAGGTCATTATGCTTCTCATAATACTCcctcatttcaatttatgtgaatttatttgactgaccacgaaatttaagaaagaatagaaagacttttaaacttgaagtgttaaatgagtcacatatattttgtgtggctataaatcaatgtataaagataaattattttcaaatatagaaatgaGTCATTCTTTTTAGCATAAACTAATAAgtaaataggttcacataaattgaaataaatagCAATAGATATTTCTAAGTCATCAATGTGTCATTCTAAGTCATCAATGCGCCACACTTCCCACGCAACTTGACTATAGACGAGTCCTCCtccacaattctttcttcttgttgccttctcccaacaaaaaaaacaacaacaaatgtTGGATGTACACGTGTACGTGTAGTGATAAGTACTCCTCCATTTTTAATAAACtaaaaattttaagtttgaGCCTTGTTAGATATAGAGTTGTCTTTGTTAAGGAACACATTACCCCAATGTGTGTAACTTCCCGAAAAAAAAGACCAATCTCGGGGCCACAACAAATTGGTTGAGGAAAGGAACTCAATCTCATTTTAGAAAGTGTCTTTCGACGGGAAGTGGTTTAAGAATAAGAAAGGACGAATCGGATGCGCTCGCCCGGCGAGAAAGGCCACGACCGGCGGGCGGTAAGATGATGAAAGGCTCCGcttttcatttttaataaaagcgaaataaaaattttaagtttttagcACTCTACCTTAGATATAACATGGTCGATTCTAGATAGAGCACGGTAACCCCCAACCCCCTACTCTACCGTCTCTGCGGCCACCAAAAGCCTACCCTCTCTCGGATATTGAGTGGGTTGACCCGGGAAGAGATCCGGTCAAGGCTCTAACCTCCTAATCAAGGAGTGGAATTCTCTGCTCCAACTTGGGTTTCGGTTGTAGATGCGATTGATTATGCAATTCTTGCTTTCGGTGGCCCCGTACAGATACGTACTGAACATCGGGTGAATactaatattataataataataataataataataataataataataataataataataataataattaaaaaaaagacttgTCTCACAAAACGACTCACTAATAAAGCCACTCTTAACATTTCCAGTTTGATTCATTCATCatttccttctttatttttcttcattttctccactTACTCTCTGCCTCGTCACTCTGATTCTACTACTTTGACAACAGTTGATCAGTTTGAGACTCAAAATCCGGCAAATTCGGACTTTGTGAGTTCTTTTCTTCTTACTTCTTATTCTGTTTTCACTGAGATACAATAATTATGTCTTAGATTCAGCATAGAACAATtatccagttttttttttcttttatttgttctATTTTAGCTTAGAAGGAATTTTGATAAGAGTATATgaacaaaagagaaaatttcAATGGTTATGGTGGGTGCCAGTGGCAAGTACTTCTTCAACCTTAGTaagaggtctcaggttcgagcTTTAGAAATAAAGTCCAAGAACAAAATAGTGTAAAATATTGAGAGGGTAAAAAATCACAAGTCTAACAGCGGTTAAAGTGGATGGAATAGTAGAGAGATGTCATTTTTTCAGAAATTCTTGGATGGATAACATTCTAATGCTATTAAGACTTTTCTATAGGAGATTCAAGTTATGTCTTAGTTCCAGAAGACGAATTTATACCATTGGACGGACGGCGTGTCTAGCGGCTTTTGTTAATTAGTTATTCGTCttgttctccttttttttttttttttttacttgaaattttggtaagaagtatatgaacAGAAGAGAAAATCATCGACGTTGTGATGGGTGATAGGTATCCATTTAGGGGGTAAATACTAACGAATAGTCAATTATAGGAAGATAATtaggataaaaaataatttgagcGTGCATCAAATAAATGGTGCCAAATTTAGGGGTCTTGAAGTATTATGCCATTCGATTAAGTGGGCTAAGTCTCCTTTTTTTAAGTAAGATTAaaacgtctgaatctgaatataTTTATAAGTATTAAGATCTGAATACTAAATATTTAAAACTGTTAGTTTGCTCAACCACTGAACATATTAAACTtgtctatatttaaaaattaataaaaaatattaattaatttaatactatatcaatgattttttttaaaaagagttaatttaaaaaacacaCATGAACCAACACTTTTTTGCGAGTTTCACACCCAAAATCTGTTGTTCtcttttcctacctgaattaTCACCATCTTGTAGATTAATATTCATTTGTAGAGTTGTATTCACAATGAACAAATTATAATCTTTCAGAGTTTTTAGTCATTCAATCTTTCTTACTTTTATCATTTTTAGTACTTCAATTAGTCCTCTCACATTCTTTTCTATGTTGTACAGTTCATTTGGCAAAATGGAGATACCAGCCCCTTCAGTTTTTTGTAGTCTCTTCTTTATTGTGTTGTTCCTACTTCTACCAGATACATCAGTGTCTGAACCAAGATCCCAGACAGTCCAGATCATATGTGGAAACCAACGCGAGCATAACACGACGATTTTCGTCCCAAATTTTGTTGCTACTATGGAAACTATAAGCCAACAAATGAGAACTAGAGGATATGGAGTAGCAGTTACTGGCACTGGACCAGATAATGACTATGGACTTGCCCAATGCTATGGTGATCTTTCGTTATCCGACTGCGTCTTATGTTATGCTGAAGCGCGAACTGTTCTTCCCCAGTGCTTCCCTTATAACGGAGCGCGGATTTATCTTGATGGTTGCTTTATGAGATCAGAAAATTACACATTCTATGAACAGTACTTAGGTCCGGAAGACAGGCATGTATGCGGAAACAGGACGACAAAGGGTTCGTTGTTCCAACAGAATGCTAGGTAAGGGTGTCAAATGAGCGAGTTGAGCTGAATTTGGACGGGTCAAAATGgattgagttaataaatgggcGATTGAATTGGGTTGGGCTAAAAAGtgggtcataacccaaccaaGCCCAACTCTtgctaaattttaatttctttgtttgttcttttatattttttagtccctaataaaactatttttttttataacatatcaaacaaaaaaaaatcttttgaaatatttttgacaAGATTTCTCATGGGTCAATTTGGGTTACAAATCAGCCCAATTTTTTGATGGGCTGAGCTAATAAATGGGCGGGTCAATTACCAGCCCAAACTTGGGCGGGTTGGGCGgttcatattttcatgagctAATTTTGCTACTTCTAATGCTAGGCAAGCCGTTCAGCAAGCAGTTGCAAATGCACCAAGTAATAATGGCTACGCGCGTGCTCAAGTGTCAGTGCCTGGTCCTTCCAACGAGACAGCTTATGTTCTTGCTAATTGTTGGAGGACGCTGAGCGCAAATTCCTGCACAATGTGCTTGCAAAATGCATCTGCCTCCATGTTGGGATGCTTGCCTTGGTCGGAAGGTAGAGCGCTGTACACCGGATGCTTCATGAGGTATTCCGATACAAATTTTCTCAATGCTATTTCTACCAGTGGAGGCTCGTCATCAGGAGGTACCTTTACGCTTTTTTGTCCTGGTTTACCTGTTATTTATCGACTGAAAAACAGTGTTGTCAAAAGGCAAGCTTAAAGCGCGCtgaagccctgaagcgaggcgcAAAACATGTTAAGCGATTCGCCTCGCTTAACGGACGCTTCATTGTCGTCATCAAGGCTCTAGCTCTAAggcatacttttccttgccaatgagcgTAATCCTAAAAGGGGACACTAAACAACTGATACTTCACTTTATCATAATTTTTgtcaatttctttgtccatatatttgttattcatgcttataattATTAGTCTTGAACTACATgtacatatttttattttttctccatttgagCCCTCTTCATTAAGgcccacgctttatttgcgctttgcgcttaaagccccgacggaccttagagcttttttgcgctttcgCTTTGATAACACTGCTGAAAAAGTAATTTTGCTGATAAATGGTCTTTTTTTACTTTCGAATGATCATATTGCAGGAAAAGTTGCAGTCATTGTCATCGTCATTGTAAGTTCCATGCTCATTTTGGGAGTAGGTGTTGTCATTGGTATTTATGTCTGGAAAAACAAGCAAATccagaagaagagaaaaggtaaaTCCTTCTGTGCTAAAATTAGTTATAGAAGTCATTTAGGATATCGATGATGAACATATGTTGTATCTTTACGCTAAAACTGGTTCAGTAAAAGCAGAAAATAGCAAATTCTTTTAGCTGCACGCAACTGTAATGAAAACAACCAAGAATTAACTTGAGGCGTTACGGTCTCTTTTCCTGGAAACTTTGAACTTGTCAGGCGCAAATGATGCCGAGAAATTAGTGAAGATCCTTCATGACAACAGCTTGAACTTCAAGTATTCGACACTTGACAAAGCCACAGGGTCATTTGACGAGGCCAACAAGCTCGGGCAAGGTGGATTTGGCATGGTTTATAAGGTACATAATGGCTGAATGTAGTGCAAATTGATATGTTGGAAGTTGTTAATCGTCCATCACACTAATGCAATACTAGAAGTGTTCGCGTTAAAACTAGTCTGAGGCGCGATCTGTTGCAGGGTGTTTTGGCAGATGGGAGAGAGATTGCTGTCAAAAGGCTGTTCTTCAACAACAAACACAGAGCTGCAGATTTTTATAACGAGGTTAACATAATCAGTAGCATTGAGCACAAAAATTTGTTAAGGTTATTGGGATGCAGCTGCTCAGGACCGGAAAGCCTTCTTGTATACGAGTTCCTCCCTAACCAGAGTCTTGATCGCTTCATATTTGGTAAGTAACCGGActttgcaacaacaacaactactacgcctcagtcccaaacaagttAAGGGTCGGCTATATGGATCCTCACTATTCCATTTAAGCTGAACTCGTGTCATCATCACATCAACTAAAAACAAAAGTGAAAATAAGTTAAAGCCAAACCTCCCCGTAAAGGCGTCGTTTGTctgaatatttttttgttgttatagcgaaatgttgttatagataacatgtaatataacataacatgaaaattGGTTCCAAAGAAAACTTGAcagttatagtgaaatgttgttatagaatATGATTGTTACAGAGAAGtcgtgaaatgttgttatagaggatgATTATTATAGAGAGGTCTAACTAATAAGAGACTTTGCATTAAAACTAAATGGTGATTTCACATGACCACAAAAATGACTTTGTCACGCGTCTTGATTCTAATCTTAAAATTGACAGATCCTGTCAAAGGTAAAGCTCTAAACTGGGAGAAAAGATTCGAGATAATTATAGGGACCACGGAAGGTTTGGTATACCTACACGAGAACACAAAGACTCGAATAATTCACAGAGACATAAAAGCAAGCAATATCCTGTTGGACTCAAGGCTCCGTGCAAAGATTGCTGATTTTGGGTTGGCTAGGTCATTCCAAGAAGACAAGAGTCACATAAGCACTGCCATTGCTGGCACATTGTTAGTATTTCTTCGTCTCATTTTCTAATTTGTCGCATGAAAGTACACAAAAACGCGAAGACTAATATGATTTACCTTTTTAATATGCAGGGGATATATGGCTCCAGAATACTTAGCACATGGCCAATTGACAGAAAAAGCAGATGTTTACAGCTTTGGAGTTCTTCTACTAGAAATTGTTTCCGGAAGGCAAAATAACAGGAGAAAAAATGCCGAATACACAAAGAGCTTAGTTTCCATTGTAATTTCTGATCAATCActctttttcttgaacaaaATTTTCAATCTTGAAAAAAACTTTTTTGTTCACTGGTCTTAACTAATATTGGATGAAATTAACAGGCGTGGGAGTACTTTCAACGCGGGATAGTGGAGGAACTGTTCGATCCGAATCTCATGTTGCATAACTACCACACAATCAATGTGAAAAATGAGGTCGCGAGAGTTTTACATGTCGGACTTTTGTGCACTCAAGAGATCCCAACACTAAGGCCATCCATGTCAAGGGCATTACAAATGTTCgtcaagaaagaagaagagttgCCTCCTCCTACTAATCCGCCATTTGTGGATGAGAAAACCATGGAACTTCATGACCCTTGGGAGAAGTACTCGCTTAAAGAAGGCGATTCTGCTTCGATTGCCAACTTATCCCACAGTTCTTTTTATCCCAGATGATGATGTCCGGCCCGGTGCTCTGAAACTGATGTAAAAATTATAAGCATCATTTCTCCCCGTGTTCTTGAAGTAGACTTCATCATGATCGAGCTATTAGTTACAACAATGCCTCAGTCCCAAACAATTTGGGGTTTGGCTAGATGAATCCTCATTGTTCCATTCAAGCTCAATTCGTGATCGAGCAGTTAGTTGCTTTAATAATTTTGTTCCTAGCTAGAGATGTTTGGATGAACACACAAAGTTTTTCCAAGGCTAGTAGAAAAAATAGCTCAACTCATGATCGAACAAtagttacaacaacaactatgctTCAATCCCAAATAAGTTGAGGTCGGCTAGATGAATCCTCACTATTCCATTTGAGTTCAACTTATGATCGAACAGTTAGTTGCTTTGCATGAccaaatgagaaataaaaatacTGGAATGCACATTGTGTTTCCAAGGCTTAGTAGAAATTATAGGAAGCTAGTTCAAATTAACACTTGGTGGTGATTTATGTAGAATTTAAAGGTAAAATTTTGATGTGTGTAAATACTTGGTGATTCCTAATAACTTTTGTACATTGATAATTTCACTAAGCACATTTTTCTTTCTGGCCTATAAATTGTCAAAACAACTCATATTGAATCTCTCAAATAgtaatttgaacaaaaatatATGTAACTTAGACAAACCATCTTTATAGCAAGATgcataatatttaaatttgacAGAGTACGAGTTTAAAATTCTACGCTAGTGACTCGACAATGAGGCAGAAGTCATGGCACTAGTTTATGGGCTACAATGGTGCAATGTTCCTTCCCCGTCATCTTCCTCGTGAGTCTAATAAACAGTATCACATTAATTCTTTTATTAGTTTAATagtaataaagtgttaaaataGATATTGAGAGAGAATAGGAAGATGAATTTCCTATTTTGTATTGTACCTTCTTaaagttaaaactttaaatGAATGATATACACATTTAATATGGTATTAAAGCAAATATTAGAGATTAATGTTCGCATTGAGTCACAACTAAAAATATTTGTGCTAAAATACTTGTCCATTTACAAAACTAAGatacaattaattaattttttcctcttttatccttaacattaattgttttttaaagtaatcaatattgattagagtgtaatttattggagagagataagggtaatatagtaaaaatacacATTTATACACAACATTAATATGGTATTACAAAAAGAGATTTATCAATGCTTGTACCACCCGAAAACATACTCACATGTGGAAAGGCGTGTTAGAGACTTAACTAATAAAGAATTAGCCATActaaaatactccctccgttcacttttacttgtccattattCCATAAAtagatttttacttttacttgttcatgttctcatatcaagagaaaatatatattatatttatatatatatatatatatataacattaattactcattccgACACAAATGCAATtatacatcaattaatatgggtgTCATGGTAAAATATGCActgcatttattattttttaagaagtgtataaagttcatagtggacaagtaaaagtgaacggagggagtatattgaACATTTAGATAAGATGATTCACAATTTCAACAAATTATTTTGGGAAAATGTATTAGTGTCGCCTGAAATTATCTTGAAATTCCAGTTACATGCATTTACTTTCCCAAGGTCTTATTACCCTATATTTTCACATTTAGAAAAGTCAGAAAATAATAAGACAAACTACATGTGTGTAATTTCATATGAACTTAagttgctatatatatatatatatataatatatatatatatatatctataataTAGGTATAGGCACTGAAATTTAGTCGGActtaaattcaaaaattaatttggaTCATATTCAAAATTCGAGATGTATTGgtccaaacaaatattatggGCTATACAATATAATCGGATTTATCTCATAAGTCCAACATATATGGATTTAATTGAAAGAACTAGTTCTCCCctgcaactataaataggggtcttcaTAATGCTAAAAGGTAtcaagaaaaatacataaagaagcTTCAGCTCCAAGGGTGATCCGCAAGTCTTTCGCATACTAAGAAGTCTTTATCTCCAAGTGGTGGGCAGGATTTATAGAAAAACCAGGATGCCTCCTTGTTGAAAGAACTCTCCACACCTCCAACAAACCCCTTGATTGACGGTGGTGAGGAAAAATAATCCGAGGattacatctttttatttaagaatTTATGGAGATTGTAACCCCCGAATTTATGCAATACCAAGAAATCTTTgaaatgaaatattattttcatgtcgctatttttcttgtcttgattattatttttcatgaacaaaaaCTTAGTCGTTGCAATAGGTCTTGTAGGCTATGTAAGTATATCATCCCTGGTTATGGTGACTATTTCACTTTCTTAATATATATTACATAGAAGTCTCACCTTGTGCTAAATCATTGTACATGTATGATTTTTTGATGGTCAGGCTTGGAGAATTTGAAACGAAAGGAAGGGCATAGAACTACTGGATCTAATGATAGAAAAACCAGGTGATTGGAATGAAGTTTTAGGATGCCTCCTTGTTGGACTCTTGTGTTGTCAATGTCGTGCCCAAGACAGACCTTCAATGGTTCAGGTGGTTTGCCTTCTGGAGAGCGGAATGTCAAGGTTGAATTTTGTGCGCCCTGAAACCTTACTTCTTTGAGCAGGATTACGATCATTTGGTTGAGCAAATGATTGGTGAAGAACTTGCTCTCCGAGCAGTTGTGACAAATGCAGAGCAGTTGTTTTTCACATCGACAAAACTGCCCGTGGTTCATTAGAGTCACAATAGCAGGAGTCGCGAAAGTGTGAATGGACTGACTATTACTGAATTAACTGGAAGATCATGACCTAATACCAAGAAACTAGTATACAGAGAAAAACATAGTAAATTATAGTAGGTCTAAaggtctttttctttttccacaaCATAGTAAATTGTAGTAGGTCTAaagatctttttattttttcacttttactagTACAATTTGAAAGAATGAACTTTAGTACAATTTGAAAGAATGAACATGGCATTCCTGCTGGCAAACAACCCTTCAAAGGCTTAAGCTGAGCTTCCTATTTTTGGAACTTGCAAGTGGGAATTCTAGGGCTATCATTGTTGCTAGGAAAACAATCGTATatcactgagtatgttgttgttgagtttTTGTGTGGCTTTGTGTAATGCAAGACattaaagtttatatatatatatatatatatatatatattatatatcatatatatatatatgtgtgtgtgtgtgtgtgtatatatatatatatgtatgtatatatatatatatatatatatatgtatatatatatatgtgtgtgtgtatatatatacacactagtAAATATACCCGTGCTTCGCGCGGTGAATAAGTAAATTTATAGAATAGCTATCGAGCTAATAATGGATCCATATACTATCCCTCTTTTTTTATGAGAAAACACTTAAGGAAGTTATATATAATCAAAGCTTATTTAAGTTTTATCTGATTGAGGAGGCTCAAGGAAGCCTAGAAGTagtaaaactaaaaataaaattacacaaaaaaataaaattattatcaGCTGTAAATTAGTAaggtaaatatatgtataaatgaaatACGAACGTTTCAATTAGCAACAAAAATCATTAGACCGACCACCTTCTCTTGCTCATGCAAGACAAATTTTAAAACATTGAAGTTGTGTGAAATCTTTAATGCATTATCTTGTCATTTAAAGCATGCTTTTATAAGAtatacattttattttttgtaaaggAACTAAACTAATTTCACTTAAACTCctcaaaataaaacataattaccATCTAGTCTACGATTTTATGTCCATTTTCCTCGTATTAAGATTAGAATCCGTTCTCTTTTCTCAAATTATTACTTAGTAGATTTGAATCAGAAAATAGCCGGCGATGTTTTTCAATCACCTATAACACATAGAATTCTCAACTATTTTAAACTACATATTAACTGGAGGTTGAAAAATGTTTGTTAATGTACCATTGGTTTTTCACTTCTCTCTCTTTAAAAGCTCCTATTGCATCACCCACATGATAGCCATTTTATAGCCATTTATGATGATAACATTTCTTGTATCCAGTCATTATATTCATCAAACTTACTAAGTATTTAAAAGGAATCAATAATTCAAAACATTTCAACAGAGGCTACAAGCATGATTCTTAACTAAGTAATGATAGCTTTAAGCCAAAAATCAGTAATGCAAAAGAGTGATTGGATATGAACGACAAACACATGAAAATGAACAAACCGTTGAACcatgaataatatatataatcgtgaaataactaa
Coding sequences within it:
- the LOC132032962 gene encoding cysteine-rich receptor-like protein kinase 2, which produces MEIPAPSVFCSLFFIVLFLLLPDTSVSEPRSQTVQIICGNQREHNTTIFVPNFVATMETISQQMRTRGYGVAVTGTGPDNDYGLAQCYGDLSLSDCVLCYAEARTVLPQCFPYNGARIYLDGCFMRSENYTFYEQYLGPEDRHVCGNRTTKGSLFQQNARQAVQQAVANAPSNNGYARAQVSVPGPSNETAYVLANCWRTLSANSCTMCLQNASASMLGCLPWSEGRALYTGCFMRYSDTNFLNAISTSGGSSSGGKVAVIVIVIVSSMLILGVGVVIGIYVWKNKQIQKKRKGANDAEKLVKILHDNSLNFKYSTLDKATGSFDEANKLGQGGFGMVYKGVLADGREIAVKRLFFNNKHRAADFYNEVNIISSIEHKNLLRLLGCSCSGPESLLVYEFLPNQSLDRFIFDPVKGKALNWEKRFEIIIGTTEGLVYLHENTKTRIIHRDIKASNILLDSRLRAKIADFGLARSFQEDKSHISTAIAGTLGYMAPEYLAHGQLTEKADVYSFGVLLLEIVSGRQNNRRKNAEYTKSLVSIAWEYFQRGIVEELFDPNLMLHNYHTINVKNEVARVLHVGLLCTQEIPTLRPSMSRALQMFVKKEEELPPPTNPPFVDEKTMELHDPWEKYSLKEGDSASIANLSHSSFYPR